The sequence CAAACGGGCCGTGCATGGCTCCCCGGGCATCCTGGTGGCACGCGATGCAATCCACGCCGCGCTGGCGCGCCATCGGGCGCGTGCGTGGAGGCTTGCCGGCCTCGCGGCTCATGATTAGGTCCGGGGCGTGGCACGGAGCGCATTCCGCCATCCTTCCCTGAGCGCGCTTTTGAAACTCGCTGCTCGACCAGCTCCGGGCGTGCGCCGATTGCTGCCAGTCCCCGGCAATCTGAACGTGGCAACCGGCACAGTCGAGTTGGCTGCGGCTGCCCGCCCCCTGGCAAGCAACAAGACCAAGAACCGAGAGCAGCGCGATGGACCTCATCCTTTCGCCACCCACGCTCAAGGCAAGCCTTTTCGCGACGGCCCGATTCACCTTTCTCCCTCCGCGGCGGACAGCTTTCCGCCGCGCTGTTCTTCCACGAGGCAGTCCAAGGTCTCCGCCACACTCCAGGCCTGGGCGACAGCTCCTCGCGGCGCATGGGGCGGATCGCCGTCAAATATTTCGGAAATGCTGCCGAGGCAGGCTTCTCCGAGATGATCCTCGAAACCAGCCAGCGCCTGGCCGACGAATTCTCGGGTGGCCCCGGTGTCGCCATGAACGCGGCGATAAGCTCGAAGGAAAGGTCCCATCAACCATGGCCAGACCGTTCCCTGGTGGTAGGCCGAGTCGCGCTGTTCGACATTACCCTGATAGCGAGGCTGGTAGCCGGGATCTTCCGGGTCGAGCGTGCGCAGCCCGCAGGGAGTAAGGAGCTTTGCCTGAACCACCTCGAGTACGGCCCGCTCCTGCTCCGGCGAGAGCAGAGAAAAAGGCAAAGCGATGGCAATCACCTGATTGGGCCGAATGGTGGCATCCGGCCCATCGGCGGCCAGCACGTCGTAGAGGCAACGACGATCCGGATTCCAGAATTTCCGTCGAAAACTATTTCTCGTTCGCTCGGCCATGCTGCGGAATTTGGTGACATCCGAGTTGTACTCAAGTCTGCTGGCAAATTCCGCCATGACGCAGAGAGCATTGTGCCAGAGCGCTGAGACCTCGACCGGCTTGCCCCGCCGGGGTGTGACCACCCGAGCGCCCACGCGGGCGTCCATCCACGTCAGCGCCGCCTCGCTCGAGCCACTGAGCAGGCCATCTTCCGGATCCATGCGGATATTGTGGCGCGTGCCGCGCCGATGCGCCTCGATCACGCTTTTGAGCGCCGGATAGATCTCCTCGCGCAGGAATCGCCAGTCGGCCGTGGCTCGGAAATAGGCATGACATGCATGAAAAAGCCACAGGGTGGCGTCGATCGTGTTGTACTCGGCCGTGCCCGGCCGATCGACAGGCGAACCCTGGTCCTCATGAAGCAGATTGGGAAGCAGCCCGCCACGGCAAGCCCCAATGCAGGATGCCAGCATTTCGCGGGCCTCAAGGTAACGCCGGTTGGCGAGCAACAAACCGGGCAGGCTGATCATGGCATCGCGTCCCCAGTCGGAAAACCAGTGATAGCCGGCAAGGATTGCCTTGCCGCCCTTGCTCCGGCTCACCACAAACGCATCCGCCGCCAGCGAAAGCTCCCGGGCCAGTTCGCCTTCGGCCGAGCAGAGGGCGGCAAGCTTTTGCCGCCGGGCGCGCTCCTCCCGTTCGAGCGCCTCGCCGGCATCAGCCACGTCCACGTCCGGCTCCAGGCTGGCCAAAACGAACAGGCAAGGCTTGGCCG comes from Candidatus Acidiferrales bacterium and encodes:
- a CDS encoding amylo-alpha-1,6-glucosidase produces the protein MIRVPRERIAHYETSSRLEWLEANGLGGFASGTVAGAHTRRYHGLLVAALEPPLKRHVMLSRIEESLLIGGQTFSLSTNQFRFTISPEGYRHVAEFRLDPFPTWVYKVEGVRLAKKVLALHGRNATLIRYEFEGAPANTRLLIRPLVAAREFHSLVHANERIRGEPEGGEARLVLKPYPDLPAIHLAHNFDRFLADPKWYRGFEYLREFERGLDWHEDLFHYGVLEATLTPAKPCLFVLASLEPDVDVADAGEALEREERARRQKLAALCSAEGELARELSLAADAFVVSRSKGGKAILAGYHWFSDWGRDAMISLPGLLLANRRYLEAREMLASCIGACRGGLLPNLLHEDQGSPVDRPGTAEYNTIDATLWLFHACHAYFRATADWRFLREEIYPALKSVIEAHRRGTRHNIRMDPEDGLLSGSSEAALTWMDARVGARVVTPRRGKPVEVSALWHNALCVMAEFASRLEYNSDVTKFRSMAERTRNSFRRKFWNPDRRCLYDVLAADGPDATIRPNQVIAIALPFSLLSPEQERAVLEVVQAKLLTPCGLRTLDPEDPGYQPRYQGNVEQRDSAYHQGTVWPWLMGPFLRAYRRVHGDTGATREFVGQALAGFEDHLGEACLGSISEIFDGDPPHAPRGAVAQAWSVAETLDCLVEEQRGGKLSAAEGER